The DNA sequence TATTGCTAATAATGGTATTCCTCTCGAAAGTACTTTCGTTTGTACAGCGCCATTATTACACCAGCAAAAAATTACCTGGGAGACATCAAGTGTTCATCATAAATTATCGGCCGTGCTATGGATCCCTGTCTTCGGAGATCGTCAGCAGGATATCGCTTCCCGCATGATTGGTAACCCATGGTTATGGCATCCGACGGCTGAACAGGAGAAAATCATCCGGCAGGATTGGGAAGAGATAATGGAATTGATAGCTCTTGGCAAAGTAGAATCAATCAGTGCCCGTCACGGAGAAGCATTACAATTACGACCTAAAGCTGCAAATGGCCAATCACTGACGCCTGCAATCGGCGGCGAAGGCACGATAATACAAACCCGACCAAGAGGATTTTATTTACGTAGCTCTTTTACTCGAGAATTGCTCCATATGCAGTTTTATCTGTGAAGTCTGTCGCGATATACGCCTATGTAATACAGATTTCATGGACTTGAATAAAGCTATGCAGCTAACAATATCTGTGGTTATTTTTTGTCTTATTATTTATAAAAGAATATCAGTAGTAGTTCTACGGTTAAGACTCAAGGAGTTGACATGGCAGTTACAAAGAAATTTTTAAAAACGAAGCCTGAAGTACAGGTCACGTTCGAAATACAACCAGACTCAACAGAGAGCGCATCAAAGGTTTATGTCGTTGGTGAATTTGCTGGCTGGGAACCAGTTGAACTGAAAAAACTGAAAAGTGGCTTGTTCAAAACAACCATCAATCTGCCAACCAATCAGCAGGATAGCTACCAATACCGCTATCGTTTTATTTTACCTGACGGCTCGGAAAAATTTGAGAACGATGTGCAAGCTGATGGTTATTGCGGTAACCCATATGGCGGAGAAAATTCCGTTGTCTGCGTACTTCCGCAATAAAATTAGATACCAGTAATAAAAAAGCCTACCGAAGTAGGCTTTTTTATTTTTATCAGTTCAGCTTTTCTTTGATACGAGCAGCTTTACCTGACAGATTACGCAGGTAGTACAGTTTCGCACGGCGAACATCACCACGACGTTTCAGTTCTACGCTTGCAATCAGCGGGCTATGGGTCTGGAATACACGTTCCACACCTTCGCCATTAGAAATCTTACGAACAGTGAAAGCAGAATGCAGACCACGGTTACGCTTAGCGATAACAATGCCTTCAAACGCCTGCAGACGCTCTTTACCACCTTCGATAACACGAACTTGTACACGAACAGTATCACCCTGAGCAAAAGCAGGGATATCGGTACGTAATTGTTCCTGTTCCAGTTGTTTAATAATGTTGCTCATTGTATTTCCTACCTAGAATAAACTGAAAACTCTACTGCTGTTCAGCATTCAACTCCTGAACATACTGGGCAAGCAACTTAGCTTGCTCGTCAGTCAGAGCTAGGTTATCAAGTAATTCCGGTCTTCTTTGCCATGTACGCCCCAATGACTGTTTCAGACGCCAGCGACGAATATACTCATGATTACCACTCAGTAACACATCAGGAACCACTACTCCATCCAGACTCTCCGGACGCGTATAGTGGGGACAATCAAGCAGACCATCGGTAAAGGAATCTTGTTCAGCACTGGCCATATCGCCCAGAACGCCCGGAACAAGACGTGATACAGCATCGACTAAGGTCATTGCCGGTAATTCACCGCCACTTAACACATAGTCACCCACTGACCACTCTTCATCAATATCAGACTGAATTATACGCTCATCAATACCTTCGTATCGACCTGCGACTAAAATCAGCTTTTTGCAACGAGCTAGCTCAGTTACACCTGATTGCGTTAATTTTTTACCCTGAGGTGAAAGATAAATCACTTTCACATCATCTCCGGCAGCCTGTTTCGCAGCCTGGATAGCATCACGCAGCGGTTGCACCATCATCAGCATTCCGGGCCCGCCACCATACGGGCGGTCATCCACAGTGCGATGTTTATCATGGGCAAAATCACGAGGGTTCCAGTAATTAATATCCAGCAAACCCCGTTTAACCGCTCGGCCTGTTACCCCAAAATCCGTAATAGCACGGAACATGTCCGGGAAAAGGCTAATTACCCCGATCCACATACTACCTCCGCACAACAACAAATTTCGGAATCAGAATCCCGGATCCCAATCGACTTCAATCAAACGAGCAGTGATATCAATATGTTTAATCACTTGTTCGTCAATGAATGGAATCAAACGTTCTTTCATACCAAAGGCATCATTCAAATTAGCCTGAACGACCAACACATCATTAGAACCAGTTTCCATCAGTTCAGAAACCGTTCCAAGTTGATAGCCTTTAGTAGTTACCACCGCACAACCAATCAGGTCACGCCAGTAGTAATCACCTTTCGGTAAAGCTGGTAACTGATCAGATAAAACAGCGATATCAGCACCGGTCAGTGCTTGCGCATCTTCACGGGAATCAACACCATCTATCTTACAAATCAGACCATTGTTGTGACGTTTCCAACCGGTCAGCTGAATTTCACGCCACATCCCCTTGTCCATAATAAACCAAGGAGCATAATCAAAAATGCTTTCCGGATTATCAGTGAAAGAGTTGACCTTCAGCCAACCTTTGATGCCATAAACAGCACCAAGACGACCAACAACGATAGAACTATCCACGCTGACTCCCACCTACCAGATCGCAATTAAGCCGCTTTAGACGCGTCTTTAACCAGTTTAGCAACACGATCAGACAGAGATGCACCCTGACCTACCCAATGTTGGATACGTTCCAGGTCCAGATTTACTTTCTCAGCCTGGCCAGCAGCCAGTGGGTTAAAGAAACCAACACGCTCAATAAAGCGACCATCACGCGCGAAGCGTGCATCGGCAACTACCACTTGGTAGAAAGGACGCTTTTTCGCGCCGCCACGTTGTAAACGAATGGTTACCATATCGTCCTCATTAACTTTGATTGAACAGGCTCACAACCTAATACGAGCCCCAGCTTAGAATAAGCCGCGCAATTTTACTTAGATCGCCACGAAAAGCAACCAAAGCTGATAGCACAGCCTAAAATATAGTTTTACAAAAATCAGATGTAACACAAAAACCCCGCTTATGCGGGGTTTTTGTCTTCTTTCAATTTAGAAGCCTGGCAGTGTCCTACTCTCACATGGCGAATGCCACACTACCATCGGCGCTACAACGTTTCACTTCTGTGTTCGGCATGGGTACAGGTGGTTCCATCGCGCTATTGCCGCCAGGCATATTCGGGTCCCTTATCACTAACTCATTGGGTCTCGTTAGCAATAAGTCTTGGAAAGCTGTGACCTCGCGGTCTTTATTTCGTTCATCAATCAAACAAGCGCTTCAAAACTACTTGGGTGTTGTATGGTTAAGCCTCTCGGGTCATTAGTATGGGTTAGCTCAATGTATCACTACACTTACACACCCCACCTATCAACGTCGTAGTCTTCAACGGCCCTTCAGAGGACTTATAGTCCTAGGGATGACTCATCTCGTGGCAAGTTTCCCGCTTAGATGCTTTCAGCGGTTATCTTTTCCGAACTTAGCTACCGGGCAGTGCCATTGGCATGACAACCCGAACACCAGCGGTTCGTTCACTCCGGTCCTCTCGTACTAGGAGCAACCCCACTCAATCATCCAACGCCCACGGCAGATAGGGACCGAACTGTCTCACGACGTTCTGAACCCAGCTCGCGTACCACTTTAAATGGCGAACAGCCATACCCTTGGGACCAACTTCAGCCCCAGGATGTGATGAGCCGACATCGAGGTGCCAAACACCGCCGTCGATATGAACTCTTGGGCGGTATCAGCCTGTTATCCCCGGAGTACCTTTTATCCGTTGAGCGATGGCCCTTCCATTCAGAACCACCGGATCACTATGACCTGCTTTCGCACCTGCTCGACCTGTCCGTCTCGCAGTTAAGCGGGCTTATGCCATTGCACTAACCTCACGATGTCCGACCGTGATTAGCCCACCTTCGTGCTCCTCCGTTACTCTTTGGGAGGAGACCGCCCCAGTCAAACTACCCACCAGACACTGTCCCTGACCCAGATAATGGGTTGAGGTTAGAACATCAAACATACCAGGGTGGTATTTCAAGGTCGGCTCCATGACAACTGGCGTCATCACTTCAAAGCCTCCCACCTATCCTACACAGGTAGGTTCAATGTTCAGTGTCAAGCTATAGTAAAGGTTCACGGGGTCTTTCCGTCTAGCCGCGGGTACACCGCATCTTCACGGCGAATTCGATTTCACTGAGTCTCGGGTGGAGACAGCGTGGCCATGGTTACACCATTCGTGCAGGTCGGAACTTACCCGACAAGGAATTTCGCTACCTTAGGACCGTTATAGTTACGGCCGCCGTTTACCGGGGCTTCGATCAAGAGCTTCGCTTGCGCTAACCCCATCAATTAACCTTCCGGCACCGGGCAGGTGTCACACCCTATACGTCCACTTTCGTGTTTGCAGAGTGCTGTGTTTTTGTTAAACAGTCCCAGCCACCTGGTCACTGCGGCTGTCATTCGCTCCGGAAGTAAATTCCTTCACCAACAACAGCGTACCTTCTCCCGAAGTTACGGTACTATTTTGCCTAGTTCCTTCACCCGAGTTCTCTCAAGCGCCTTGGTATTCTCTACCTGACCACCAGTGTTGGTTTGGGGTACGATTCTTCGTAACCTGAAGCTTAGAGGCTTTTCCTGGAAGCGTGGCATCAGTAACTTCATGACCGTAGTCACTTCGTCTCGGCTCTCGGAATAAAGTACAGCGGATTTGCCTACCGTACATCCCTACCACCTTTCACCAGCACTACCAACCGCTGGCTTACTTAGCCTTCTCCGTCCCCTCATCGCAGTTACAAAAAGTGCAGGAATATTAACCCGCTTCCCATCGACTACGCCTTTCAGCCTCGCCTTAGGGGTCGACTCACCCTGCCCCGATTAACGTTGGACAGGAACCCTTGGTCTTCCGGCGAGGGAGTCTTTCACTCCCTTTAACGTTACTCACGTCAGCATTCGCACTTCTGATATCTCCAGCATGCGTTACCACACACCTTCACAGACTTACAGAACGCTCCCCTACCACTTGCACTTGCGTGCAAATCCGCAGCTTCGGTGACTAGTTTAGCCCCGTTACATCTTCCGCGCAGGCCGACTCGACTAGTGAGCTATTACGCTTTCTTTAAATGATGGCTGCTTCTAAGCCAACATCCTAGCTGTCTGAGCCTTCCCACATCGTTTCCCACTTAACTAGTACTTTGGGACCTTAGCTGGCGGTCTGGGTTGTTTCCCTCTTCACGACGGACGTTAGCACCCGCCGTGTGTCTCCCGGATAGTACTTACTGGTATTCGGAGTTTGCATCGAGTTGGTAAGTCGGGATGACCCCCTAGTCGAAACAGTGCTCTACCCCCAGTAGTATTCGTCCGAGGCGCTACCTAAATAGCTTTCGGGGAGAACCAGATATCTCCGAGTTTGATTGGCCTTTCACCCCTAGCCACAGGTCATCCCCTAATTTTGCAACATTAGTGGGTTCGGTCCTCCAGTACCTGTTACGGCACCTTCAACCTGCCCATGGCTAGATCACTCGGTTTCGGGTCTACACCCTGCAACTAGTCGCCCAGTTAAGACTCGGTTTCCCTACGGCTCCCCTATTCGGTTAACCTTGCTACAGAATGTAAGTCGCTGACCCATTATACAAAAGGTACGCAGTCACCCCACAAAGAGGCTCCCACTGCTTGTACGTACACGGTTTCAGGTTCTATTTCACTCCCCTCACAGGGGTTCTTTTCGCCTTTCCCTCACGGTACTGGTTCACTATCGGTCAGTCAGGAGTATTTAGCCTTGGAGGATGGTCCCCCCATGTTCAGACAGGATACCACGTGTCCCGCCTTACTCGTTTTCATCTCAAGGTCGTTTTCATGTACGGGGCTATCACCCTGTGCCGCCAGCCTTTCCAGACTGTTCCACTAACTTCCAAGAAACTTAAGGGCTAATTCCCGTTCGCTCGCCGCTACTAAGGAAATCTCGGTTGATTTCTTTTCCTCGGGGTACTTAGATGTTTCAGTTCTCCCGGTTCGCCTTGCATGACTATGTATTCATCATGCAATACTGCATAAATGCAGTGGGTTTCCCCATTCGGATATCTGTGAGTAATAGCGTCTCTTACCGACTCCTCACAGCTTAACGCAGGTTAGCACGTCCTTCTTCGCCTCTGACTGCCTAGGCATCCACCGTGTACGCTTAGTCACTTAACCATACAACCCCAAGTAGTTTCCTACTCAACGCTGCATATGTGACCAGTTATACTGGTTTACATACCAAGTTTTTTCCAAGACGCTTGTTTGTCTTGATTGAACTTTTATCAGCTTTCCAAATTTTTAAAGAACTTCTGGCGTCCCCTAGGGGATTCGAACCCCTGTTACCGCCGTGAAAGGGCGATGTCCTGGGCC is a window from the Tolumonas auensis DSM 9187 genome containing:
- the trmD gene encoding tRNA (guanosine(37)-N1)-methyltransferase TrmD is translated as MWIGVISLFPDMFRAITDFGVTGRAVKRGLLDINYWNPRDFAHDKHRTVDDRPYGGGPGMLMMVQPLRDAIQAAKQAAGDDVKVIYLSPQGKKLTQSGVTELARCKKLILVAGRYEGIDERIIQSDIDEEWSVGDYVLSGGELPAMTLVDAVSRLVPGVLGDMASAEQDSFTDGLLDCPHYTRPESLDGVVVPDVLLSGNHEYIRRWRLKQSLGRTWQRRPELLDNLALTDEQAKLLAQYVQELNAEQQ
- the rimM gene encoding ribosome maturation factor RimM (Essential for efficient processing of 16S rRNA), whose translation is MDSSIVVGRLGAVYGIKGWLKVNSFTDNPESIFDYAPWFIMDKGMWREIQLTGWKRHNNGLICKIDGVDSREDAQALTGADIAVLSDQLPALPKGDYYWRDLIGCAVVTTKGYQLGTVSELMETGSNDVLVVQANLNDAFGMKERLIPFIDEQVIKHIDITARLIEVDWDPGF
- the rpsP gene encoding 30S ribosomal protein S16, which codes for MVTIRLQRGGAKKRPFYQVVVADARFARDGRFIERVGFFNPLAAGQAEKVNLDLERIQHWVGQGASLSDRVAKLVKDASKAA
- the mutH gene encoding DNA mismatch repair endonuclease MutH, with product MYQNIDELVHAANQLAGLTLAELAERCGIMIPSSLRREKGWIGQLLEFALGASAGSKPQQDFPELGVELKTLPIANNGIPLESTFVCTAPLLHQQKITWETSSVHHKLSAVLWIPVFGDRQQDIASRMIGNPWLWHPTAEQEKIIRQDWEEIMELIALGKVESISARHGEALQLRPKAANGQSLTPAIGGEGTIIQTRPRGFYLRSSFTRELLHMQFYL
- a CDS encoding isoamylase early set domain-containing protein yields the protein MAVTKKFLKTKPEVQVTFEIQPDSTESASKVYVVGEFAGWEPVELKKLKSGLFKTTINLPTNQQDSYQYRYRFILPDGSEKFENDVQADGYCGNPYGGENSVVCVLPQ
- the rplS gene encoding 50S ribosomal protein L19, which encodes MSNIIKQLEQEQLRTDIPAFAQGDTVRVQVRVIEGGKERLQAFEGIVIAKRNRGLHSAFTVRKISNGEGVERVFQTHSPLIASVELKRRGDVRRAKLYYLRNLSGKAARIKEKLN